CGCCCTGGTGGAACACCGCTACACGGTCGGACATGGTCAAGGCTTCGCCCTGGTCATGGGTCACATACACCACGGTCACGCCGAGGCGCTGATGCAGGTGCTTGATTTCCATCTGCATGTGTTCGCGCAGTTGCTTGTCGAGGGCGCCGAGGGGTTCGTCCATCAGCACCAGTTGCGGCTCGAACACCAAGGCGCGGGCCAACGCCACCCGCTGTTGCTGGCCACCGGACAGTTGCGCCGGGTAGCGCTGCGCGAAGGCGTCGAGCTGGACCATGCTCAGCACGCGCTTGACCCGCTCGCTGATGTCAGTCTTGCTCAAGCCACGCACGGACAGCGGAAACGCCAGGTTCTCGGCCACGGTCATGTGCGGGAATAATGCATAGTTCTGGAACACCATGCCGATGTCGCGCTTGTGCGGCGGCACGTTATTGATCGAGCGGCCGGCCAGCTGGATCTCGCCGGCGGTGGGTGTTTCAAAGCCGGCCAGCATCATCAGGCTGGTGGTCTTGCCCGAGCCGGACGGCCCGAGCAGGGTGAGGAACTCGCCCTTGCGAATCTCCAGGTTGAGGTCTTTGACGATCAGGTTTTCGCCATCGTAGCTTTTCTGCACGCCACGAAAGCTGACCAGCACATCATTTGTATCCGCCTCGCTCATACCCGCACCTTTGTATTTTGGACCGCTGTGGCACAAGCGTAGTCCAGGCGCGAGGCCCCGGAAATCAGGGGTCAGGAGAGAATCGCATCAGCCGGATGGAAGGTTCGGGGTAGGGATCGCCCTACACGGATGGCGGGCATGGGACAGTGCAGCTGCAACAGGCGAGCTGCAAGCGGCAAGAACAGGCTCGGCGGCGTTTTTGAGGTGTCGCTGACGGATACGCCGCTACAGCAGCTTGTGTTCCATGGCGTATTTCACCAACTCGGCCAAGGAGGTGATATTGAGCTTTTGCATCAAGCGCGCCTTGTGGGTGCTGATGGTTTTGCTGCTCAGGGCCAACTGCACGGCGATGTCGTTGACGTTGGCGCCTTGTGCCAGACGTTCGAACACCGAGAATTCGCGCTCCGACAGCAGCGAATGCAGCGGCCGTGAATCCGTCAGGCCGACTTCGAAGACCATGCGGTCTGCCAGGTCCGGGTCGATATAGCGCCCGCCCGCCGCGACCTTGCGAATCGCCATCAGCAGCAATGCCGGGTCGCTGTCCTTGGTGGCATAACCGGCCGCGCCCACCTTCAGGGCGCGGGCGGCCATTTGCGCTTCATCGTGCATGGACAGCACCAGGATCGCCGGCGGGTTGCTCAACGCCCGAATACGCGCGATGGCCTCCAGGCCATTCACGCCGGGCATGGAGATATCCAGCAACACCACTTCGCACGGCACATGGCGCAGGGTCTCCAGCAATTGCTCGCCATTGCTTGCCTCGCCTACTACCAGCAGGTCCTTGGCCAGGCCGATCAATTGCTTGATGCCTTCCCGGACAATCGTGTGGTCTTCGGCTACCAGTACGCGGATCACAGGGCTTTCCTCTTATCGTTATGCATCCAACGGCACCGTGACGCTCAAGGTGGTGCCCTCCCCCAACTCGCTGACCAGGCTCAGTTGCCCGCCCATGATCAGCACCCGCTCGCGCATGCCCACCAGCCCGAACGAGACCGGTCGCCCTTGAGCCTGCACGAAGCCGATGCCGTCATCGCTGATGGTCAGCCGCAGATCAGGGCCGTGTATGTCCAGCGTCAGTTCCACAGT
This genomic stretch from Pseudomonas orientalis harbors:
- a CDS encoding ABC transporter ATP-binding protein; amino-acid sequence: MSEADTNDVLVSFRGVQKSYDGENLIVKDLNLEIRKGEFLTLLGPSGSGKTTSLMMLAGFETPTAGEIQLAGRSINNVPPHKRDIGMVFQNYALFPHMTVAENLAFPLSVRGLSKTDISERVKRVLSMVQLDAFAQRYPAQLSGGQQQRVALARALVFEPQLVLMDEPLGALDKQLREHMQMEIKHLHQRLGVTVVYVTHDQGEALTMSDRVAVFHQGEIQQIAAPRSLYEEPKNTFVANFIGENNRLNGRLHSHTGERCVVELARGEKVEALAVNVGQVGGPVTLSVRPERVSLNGASGSCINRFSGRVAEFIYLGDHVRVRLEVCGKTDFFVKQPIAELDPALTVGDVVPIGWQVEHVRALDPLLEAN
- a CDS encoding response regulator, coding for MIRVLVAEDHTIVREGIKQLIGLAKDLLVVGEASNGEQLLETLRHVPCEVVLLDISMPGVNGLEAIARIRALSNPPAILVLSMHDEAQMAARALKVGAAGYATKDSDPALLLMAIRKVAAGGRYIDPDLADRMVFEVGLTDSRPLHSLLSEREFSVFERLAQGANVNDIAVQLALSSKTISTHKARLMQKLNITSLAELVKYAMEHKLL